The Bacillota bacterium sequence ATGAAAGACGCTTCTAGGGCCTAGAACCCGCTGCGGCCTTGCAAGACCACCTGCCGAGGAGGAATGGCATGTCGTTGAGTCCCCGGACCTTGGTTGAAACGGCGGTGCGGGCGGCGGGGGAAAAAAGAGGCGACGACATACTGGTTCTTGATATCAGTGGTCTCACGATATTGAGCGACTACTTCGTGCTGGTCAGCGGCCGTTCCACCACCCATGTCAAGGCCATCGCCGATCACATCCGGGAGAAGCTTGGCGAACTGGGCGCAAAGGCACCCCGGTCGGAAGGATACCGGGAAGGTCTCTGGGTCCTGCTGGACTATGGGGACGTTGTGGTACATGTCTTCACGCAGAGCGAGCGGGACTTTTACAACTTGGAACGCCTCTGGGGGGACGCACCGGTCGTCCATTTGCCGGCTGGGCTCTAACACGGATGACCTTCGTATTGTTTGTTTTATACATCTGAATGGTCCGGGTTGAGGCGTTCCGAAAAATCCAACGCGGTTGACTTTTGTACTGCTTTGTCTTATACTGGTGTCTGTGATGGGGCTGTGGCGCAGTGGGAGCGCGCTACCTTGGCATGGTAGAGGCCGCGGGTTCAATCCCCGCCAGCTCCACCATTACGAAAAAGACTTGAAGCCTCTCATCCTGGCCGGGATGGGGGCTTTTTCATTTGAAGGCGCGTCCATACGGGAACGCCTTTTTGATATATGGAGACCGAGATACAGGAGTCGGAATACGAAAGGTAGAATACAGGGAGAATATTCTATCCCAACGGAGGTTCGTTCCAGGTGGAAGAGAAGTACATTTTCGCCGACATTGAAGAGAAACTGCGCCGCAGGTGGGAAACCGAGGGCATACATCACGTGCCGGACTTCTCCGGCCGTCCCAAGTATTACTGCCTGGAGATGTTCCCCTACCCCTCGGGCAACCTGCACATGGGGCACGTGCGCAACTACGCCATCGGCGACGTGGTGGCGCGGTTCAAGACCATGCGCGGCTACGACGTTTTGCACCCCATGGGCTGGGACGCCTTCGGGCTGCCGGCGGAGAACGCGGCCATTCAACACGGCGTGCCCCCGGCCAGGTGGACCCGGGACAACATCAACGCGATGCGCACACAGCTTAAGCTGCTGGGTGTGAGTTACGATTGGCGCCGGGAGTTTGCCACTTGCCACCCGGGGTACTACCGGTGGACGCAGTGGCTTTTCCTGCAGTTCTACCGCTCACGCCTGGCTTACAAGGCCAAGGCGCCGGTCAACTGGTGCCCCTCGTGCGTCACGGTGCTGGCCAACGAGCAAGTGGTGGCCGGGGATTGCGAGCGGTGCAAGACCACCGTCGAGCGGCGCGAATTGGAGCAGTGGTTCTTCCGGATCACCGCCTACGCCGACCGCCTCCTGAAAGACCTGGCGAAACTCCCGGGCTGGCCCGAGAAGGTGAAGGTCATGCAGGAGAACTGGATCGGCCGCAGCACCGGCGCCGAAATTGCCTTCCCGCTGGCCGGAACGGACGATGCGATCCGGGTCTTCACCACCCGCCCGGACACGCTGGGCGGGGTGACCTACATGACCATCGCCCCCGAGCACCCGCTGGCGCTGCGGGTGACCACGCCCGAGTACCGGGCGGCGGTGCAAGCCTTCACCGAGCGGGCGCGGAGTTTAAGCGAACTGGACCGCACGGCCGGCGAACACGAAAAAGAGGGCCTTTTCACCGGCGCTTACTGCACAAACCCCCTCACCGGGGAGCAGGTGCCGGTGTTCGTGGCCAACTACGTGCTCATGGAATACGGGACCGGCTGCGTGATGGGCGTGCCGGCGCACGACCAGCGGGATTTTGAATTCGCCCGCAAATACGGCCTCCCGGTCCGGGTGGTCATCCAGCCGGAGGGAGATGTTTTGGACGGGGACACTATGACCGAAGCCTACACCGGTCCGGGGCGCCTGGTGAACACCCCGGGTTTTGACCGCATGGCGAACGCGGAGGCGATCCCGGCCATCACCCGGCACCTGGAGTCGCGGGGTGCGGCCCGGTTCCAGGTGCAGTACCGCCTGCGCGACTGGCTGATCTCCCGCCAGCGGTACTGGGGAGCGCCGATTCCGATCGTGTACTGCGAGGGGTGCGGGGCGGTGCCGGTGCCCGAGGAATCGCTCCCGGTGCTGTTGCCCGAGGACGTGGCAAAAAAGCTGACCGGCGGTGCCGGCGGTGCCGGCGGTGCCGGTACCCGGCGCTCGCCCCTGACCGAGTCGCCGGAATTCGTAAACACCGGCTGCCCCGCGTGCGGCGGTCCGGCCCGGCGGGAGACCGACACCATGGACACCTTCATGTGTTCATCCTGGTACTACTTCCGTTTCACCAGCCCCCGGGAGGAAAACGGACCGTGGGGGCTCGAGCGGGTTGACCGCTGGCTGCCGGTGGACCAGTACATCGGCGGGGTGGAGCACGCCATCCTGCACTTGATGTATTCGCGTTTTTTCACCAAGGTGCTGTACGACCTGGGCCTGGTCAAGGTCCAGGAACCGTTCACCAACCTGCTGACCCAGGGCATGGTCTTAAAGGACGGGGCCAAGATGTCCAAGTCCAAGGGGAACGTGGTCAGCCCGGAAGATATCCTGAACCGCTACGGAGCAGACACCACCAGGCTGTTCGTGCTGTTCGCCGCCCCGCCCGAGCGGGACCTGGAGTGGTCCGACCAGGGCGTGGAGGGCTGCTACCGCTTCCTGCAGCGGGTCTGGCGGCTGGTGAATTCGGTGGCCGGCGAGATCCGGGGGGCTCGGCCCGAGCCGCCGGCCAACCTGGTCGGGGTGAACCGGAGCATGCGCCGGCTGACCCACCAGACCATCAAGAAAGTCACCGAGGACATCGAAACCCGTTTCAACTTCAACACGGCCATCAGCGCGGCGATGGAATTAGTGAACGGCATGCACCACTTCCGCGACCGGGTGGCGCCGGTAAACCGGGATCCGGCCGTCATGCGGGAGGCGGTGGAGCGGTTGCTCCTCCTGCTGGCGCCGTTCGCCCCGTTCCTGGCCGACGAGCTGTGGGCGCGCACCGGACACCCGGAGAGCATCCACCGGGAGCCCTGGCCGGAGTACGACCCGGAGCTTCTGGTCGAGGACCAGGTGGAGATCGTGGTTCAGGTCAACGGGAAGGTGCGCGACCGGTTGATGGTCGCGGCGGACATCACGCCGGAAGCGATGCGGGACACCGTACTGGAACAGTCCCGGGTGCGGGCGCTGGTGGCGGGCAAGGAGATCGTCAAGGTTATTCCCGTGCCCGGCAAGCTCGTCAACATCGTCCTCCGTTAACGTGGAGCGTGCGTACGCTCACGCCCGCCAAATCGGGGCGAAAAGGCAGGTGTCTGACAGCTTTTTCACCTTTTTCACTGAGAGCCGGCGGGAGGTCGTTGTAACAATGGATGAAGACAACGCATGGCGCGAGGACACTCAAACTCCGGGCGATGCGAAGTCGGCAGACCACCTTGAGCCGCCGCCATCCAAAGACTGCGTCCCGGACCCCGAAGCCGAGTCTTCCGGCGCCCTGACGCCCCGGCAGCTCGATATCCTGGTGTTCCTAACCCTCGTCGGCGAAGCGGACGAGGGCGACATCGCCTATGGTCTCCGGCTGGCACCTGAAGAATTGGCCCGCGTACCGGCCGGGTTTCTGGACAGTCCCGGTGAGTTCGTAGCCCGCCGGGAACTGGAAGCTCTGTCCCGCCTGGGGCTGGCCGCCACTGACGGAATCACATGGGAATTGACCAACCGGGGAAGAGAAGTGCTCGCAACCCTGGAACACAAGCAGCCCGCAGCGGAATAACCCCCAAAACCGCCCGGCGGCAATGTACCGCCGGGCCAAGCAACCGGGCCATCTTGACAATTACGCGATTCTTGCTAAAATAAGAGTCGTTGCCTCTTGAAGACTTCCGGGCTGGTGTAGCTCAGCGGCAGAGCAGCTGATTCGTAATCAGCAGGCCGTCGGTTCAAATCCGACCACCAGCTCCAGAAAAAGAAGCCAAGCCTCCGGACTGCTTGTTTCCGGAGGTTTTTGCGTGGAAGACGTGCCTGAGAAGCGGCCCTTGTGGTTAGTCGCCTAACGGCATCCAAAAGACCTCTGGTGGTTAGCCCAACGCAGGTAATATCAGCGGAGGTGTGTCAACCAACCAGACAACCAGGCAAACGGCAGATAAGCCGGGCCCGAGCGGGCCGGGCCGCGGCCTAGAACCGCACATTCGGGCGCCACCTGTCAAGCGCGCCCAGGAAGATGTGTGCCAGTCCAAAACCCAGGATCATCGCCCCCAAACGTCCGCCGATGAGGCGTCCGAGGGTCGAAGCACCGACGCCGAGTCCCATTACCGCTTTACTGGTCATGTCACCCTTCAACGTCGCCCACTCCCTTCAGGTTTGTGTTAGCGTGCCCGGCAAACGGATATCTGATGCCGACAAAACAATTGGATAAAACAGACACCCATGCCGCTCTAGCGGCGCCAGCAGAAGGATGAAAAAAATACCCCTCACCCTGACCCTCTCCCAGAGGGAGAGGGGATTTTCAGGGGAGTCAAAGGGAAAGCCTGGATCCGGCGCGAATAAAAACCAGTTAGCAGTATGCGAGGGTGGGCGCGGGATGTTATACCCTGTTGGGCCGGCGGCGGACGGCGGTGGCGGCGGGCCGCACCAGTTCCGGGAACTGGCCCCCGGACAGGTTGTCCGGTTGCAACTGGTGGAGCCGGGATTGAACGGGGCGATCGTCAGCCTGGACGGCCGGCTTTTCCGGGCGGCCGGTGTTCTTCCGGTCCGGCCTGGGGAGCGTTTTTGGGCGATGGTGGAAAAGGTGCAGTCCGAGCAGGTCACGGTCCGGCACCTGGCCCCGCTGGAGGCCGGGAGTTCCGGTCCGTCCGGGAAGGAGTTGCTGCTGGCGCTTGGTCTTTCGCCCGGGGCGGACACAGAGGCGCTGCTCCGGGAGTTATTGCGCCGGCGGTTGCCCGTGGACCGGGAACTGGTCTTTAGGCTCCTGGCGGTGGGGCGTGACCTGCCCCAATACGGCGGCAAGGAGCTATGGCCGGTTTTGGCCTGGCTGCAGACGCTGGAGTTGCCTTTAAGCCAGGGAGCCCTGGCCAAAGTCCTGGCTTACATTCTGGACTGGAATCCGGACCCGGACGGGCAGGAACTGCTGAACCAAGGCCGCTCGGGGACCGGGCGGGATGCGGTGCAGGCTTATGCCTTAAACGGCGGGGAGCGTCTGCAGGGCCAAGTGTACCTGGTCTTCCCCGGTGACGGGCCGGAACCGGAGGCCGGCGCAAGGGTCGTACTCCATCTGCGGTCCAGCTTCTTTGGTGAGTTCTGGGTGGGCCTCGAAATGGACCATACCGGATTGGGCGGGCGGTTGATCACGCCTGAGGCCCGGTGGGCCGGCCGGTTTCAGGAGGCGGTGGGGCTGCTGGAAGAACGGTTGGCCGGCTTGGGATATCCGGTACGGCCGATAACGGTGGAGGTCCGCCGGGTGAGTTGCGTGGCGGAGCTGCTGGCGGGCTTCGTCAGCCCCGTGTACGTGCCCCTGGACATCCGGGTGTGATCCCGGAAGTGGAGGTGTGCGGCCCGGATGTGTCGCCGGTCAGCGCAACAGGCGGCGGACATCCGGGTGTGATCCAAAAAGTGAAGGTGTGAGATTGTGGAGCGGGAACGGAACTCCGGCGATGCGCAGGGCCCGGCCAAGCCCCGGGTGGCGGCGGCACTTGACTACCAGGACGGGCCCGACGCCGTTCCCCGGGTGGTGGCCGTGGGCAAGGGCCTGTTTGCGGTCCGGATTGAAGAAGTGGCGCGGTCGTCCGGTGTACCGGTGTACCGGGATCCGCAGTTGGCCTGGACGTTGGCCGGTCTGGGCCTTGACCGTGAAATCCCGGCGGAGTTGTACCAAGTGGTGGCGCAAGTAATCGCCTGGGTATATTACCTTGAGGACCGGCAGCCGCCGGGCGGGGATGAGAGGCAAAAGGCCGGAACGGGGAGTGGCCGACGATGAATGAAGTGGTGATTTACACCGACGGAGCCTGTTCCGGGAACCCGGGACCCGGAGGCTGGGCCGCCGTGATTCTCGAGGGGGACGCCCGCCGGGAACTGACCGGGTCGGATCCGAAGACCACCAACCAACGAATGGAACTTCTGGCGGCGATCAGGGCGTTGCAGGCGCTGGGGGAAAACCCGCACCTGGTCACCCTCTTCAGTGACTCGGCTTACCTGGTGAATTGCTTCCGGGACCGGTGGTACGAACGCTGGGAACAAAACGGCTGGGTGAACGCCAAGAAACAGCCTGTTCTGAACCGGGACCTTTGGGCTGAACTGCTGCGTCTCGCCCGGCGGCACCGGGTCACCTTCCGGAAGATCAAGGGGCACGCCGGTGACGAGTTGAATGACCGCGCCGACGCCCTGGCCCGGGGGGCTATTCCCCCCTGCGGCCGCTGAAGCAGCGCCTGGCTGGCTGACCCGTCTGATCGGTCGTCAGTGGTCGGTCGTC is a genomic window containing:
- a CDS encoding EscU/YscU/HrcU family type III secretion system export apparatus switch protein, with translation MERERNSGDAQGPAKPRVAAALDYQDGPDAVPRVVAVGKGLFAVRIEEVARSSGVPVYRDPQLAWTLAGLGLDREIPAELYQVVAQVIAWVYYLEDRQPPGGDERQKAGTGSGRR
- the rsfS gene encoding ribosome silencing factor, which translates into the protein MSLSPRTLVETAVRAAGEKRGDDILVLDISGLTILSDYFVLVSGRSTTHVKAIADHIREKLGELGAKAPRSEGYREGLWVLLDYGDVVVHVFTQSERDFYNLERLWGDAPVVHLPAGL
- the rnhA gene encoding ribonuclease HI is translated as MNEVVIYTDGACSGNPGPGGWAAVILEGDARRELTGSDPKTTNQRMELLAAIRALQALGENPHLVTLFSDSAYLVNCFRDRWYERWEQNGWVNAKKQPVLNRDLWAELLRLARRHRVTFRKIKGHAGDELNDRADALARGAIPPCGR
- the leuS gene encoding leucine--tRNA ligase → MEEKYIFADIEEKLRRRWETEGIHHVPDFSGRPKYYCLEMFPYPSGNLHMGHVRNYAIGDVVARFKTMRGYDVLHPMGWDAFGLPAENAAIQHGVPPARWTRDNINAMRTQLKLLGVSYDWRREFATCHPGYYRWTQWLFLQFYRSRLAYKAKAPVNWCPSCVTVLANEQVVAGDCERCKTTVERRELEQWFFRITAYADRLLKDLAKLPGWPEKVKVMQENWIGRSTGAEIAFPLAGTDDAIRVFTTRPDTLGGVTYMTIAPEHPLALRVTTPEYRAAVQAFTERARSLSELDRTAGEHEKEGLFTGAYCTNPLTGEQVPVFVANYVLMEYGTGCVMGVPAHDQRDFEFARKYGLPVRVVIQPEGDVLDGDTMTEAYTGPGRLVNTPGFDRMANAEAIPAITRHLESRGAARFQVQYRLRDWLISRQRYWGAPIPIVYCEGCGAVPVPEESLPVLLPEDVAKKLTGGAGGAGGAGTRRSPLTESPEFVNTGCPACGGPARRETDTMDTFMCSSWYYFRFTSPREENGPWGLERVDRWLPVDQYIGGVEHAILHLMYSRFFTKVLYDLGLVKVQEPFTNLLTQGMVLKDGAKMSKSKGNVVSPEDILNRYGADTTRLFVLFAAPPERDLEWSDQGVEGCYRFLQRVWRLVNSVAGEIRGARPEPPANLVGVNRSMRRLTHQTIKKVTEDIETRFNFNTAISAAMELVNGMHHFRDRVAPVNRDPAVMREAVERLLLLLAPFAPFLADELWARTGHPESIHREPWPEYDPELLVEDQVEIVVQVNGKVRDRLMVAADITPEAMRDTVLEQSRVRALVAGKEIVKVIPVPGKLVNIVLR